The Pelodiscus sinensis isolate JC-2024 chromosome 5, ASM4963464v1, whole genome shotgun sequence genome includes a region encoding these proteins:
- the LOC112544914 gene encoding placenta-specific gene 8 protein-like, with product MACHHVVTNQPQFSVASIARNSWQTGLFDCCSDCKVCACGTFGFCCLGCKVAKDMGECCCCGASVAMRTLYRSRYRIPGTLLCDFCTALCCAPCSLCQLKRDINIRKELGIF from the exons ATGGCCTGTCATCATGTAGTGACGAATCAGCCCCAGTTTAGTGTTGCTTCTATTGCACGTAATTCCTGGCAGACCGGTTTGTTTGACTGCTGCAGTGACTGTAAAGTCT GCGCATGTGGAACATTCGGTTTCTGTTGTCTTGGATGTAAAGTTGCAAAAGACATGGGAGAATGCTGCTGTTGTGGTGCAAGCGTTGCCATGAGGACGCTCTACCGGTCAAGATACAGGATCCCT GGAACCCTCCTCTGTGATTTCTGCACTGCTTTATGTTGCGCTCCATGTTCTCTTTGTCAGCTGAAGAGAGATATTAACATAAGGAAAGAACTGGGAATATTCTAG